The following are from one region of the Thermoproteus uzoniensis 768-20 genome:
- a CDS encoding diphthamide synthesis protein, with protein sequence MELGNLIVPDEVLSFLGPDALIESPPGFKWVAVELAKRTGAKVSGRPVWGSCDVGLADAEYMRAKRVVHLGHGVPPNVGYLLKKNTGGSLEKIDVDTYLLKTDRVEVYFVPVYYVPPPNLPRPPLGKIYFPVPYRLIAEELALQHSMEVAREPITGCWVGEPPGASAVVVASGYFYPLAVKLFYPDAEVWGYDPFKGKAFPVEGEFRRLMGLKGRAYMSSRERVVVVVSRKPGQMQREEAERVAEEVGGVVVEVDEASPELLDDLGADLIINTACPRIGFDDQDRMRTPVINLHELEGFTPQNIARLL encoded by the coding sequence GTGGAGCTGGGGAACCTCATAGTGCCCGACGAGGTGTTGTCCTTCTTGGGGCCGGACGCGCTGATAGAGTCGCCGCCCGGCTTCAAGTGGGTTGCCGTGGAGCTGGCCAAGAGGACCGGCGCCAAAGTGTCTGGGAGGCCGGTCTGGGGCAGTTGCGACGTGGGCCTTGCCGACGCCGAGTACATGAGAGCCAAGAGGGTGGTCCACCTAGGCCACGGAGTTCCCCCCAACGTGGGCTACCTCCTCAAGAAGAACACCGGCGGCTCCCTAGAGAAGATAGACGTCGACACCTACCTCCTCAAGACCGACAGAGTCGAGGTATACTTCGTCCCCGTCTACTACGTCCCTCCCCCCAACCTCCCCCGGCCCCCGCTCGGCAAGATTTACTTCCCCGTGCCCTACCGGCTGATAGCCGAGGAGCTGGCCCTGCAACACTCCATGGAGGTGGCCAGAGAGCCCATAACCGGCTGCTGGGTCGGCGAGCCGCCGGGGGCCTCCGCCGTCGTCGTGGCTTCCGGCTACTTCTACCCCCTAGCCGTCAAGCTCTTCTACCCGGACGCCGAGGTCTGGGGCTACGACCCCTTCAAGGGCAAGGCCTTCCCCGTGGAGGGCGAGTTCAGGAGGCTTATGGGGCTCAAGGGGAGGGCCTACATGTCGAGTAGGGAGAGGGTCGTGGTCGTCGTCTCGAGGAAGCCGGGCCAGATGCAGAGAGAGGAGGCCGAGAGGGTGGCGGAGGAGGTCGGCGGCGTGGTGGTGGAGGTCGACGAGGCGTCGCCGGAGCTCCTGGACGACCTAGGCGCCGATCTGATAATCAACACAGCCTGTCCCCGGATAGGGTTCGACGACCAGGACAGGATGAGGACCCCCGTCATAAACCTACACGAGCTCGAGGGGTTCACCC